Genomic DNA from Stigmatella erecta:
TGCGGGTGCTTCGCGACCGCCTGCTGGGCGAGTTCCAGAAGCTGGGCCTGTCGCCGCAGGTGCAGTCCACCTTCGCCTGCTCGGATTACGGCACCTGCGCGACGGTGGAGAACCTCCTGGTCCGGTTTCCGGGCCGGGGTCCCCGGGCCGAGGGGCGCCAGGCGGTCATGCTCGCGGTGCACTATGACTCGGTGGGCGCGGGGCCGGGCGTGTCCGATGACGCCAATGGCACGGCGGTGGTTCTGGAGGTCGCCCGCCACCTGAAGTCCGAGCCCGCCCGCCGCAACGACATCCTCCTGCTCATCACCGACGGCGAGGAGTACGGGCTGCTCGGGGCCCACGCTTTCACGAGGCATCCCTGGGCCAACGATGTGGCCGCCGTCGTCAACGTGGAGGCCCGCGGCAGCTCGGGCTTGAGCCACATGTTCGAGACCGGCCCGAACAATGCCCGGCTCGTCGGGTTCTACGCGGAGCACACCGCGCGGCCCTCGACGAACTCCCTGGCCTATGCCGTCTACAAGCGCATGCCCAACGACACGGATTTCACCGTGTTCAAGGCTGCCCAGATGACCGGGCTGGGCATCGCCAACATCGACGGAGTGGTGCACTACCACACCCCCTATGATGACCTGGCGCATTCGGATCCGAGGACCCTGCAGCACCATGGGGATGTGGCCCTGGGGTTGATCCGTGCGATGGCGGAAGAGGACTTCTCCCAGCCGCCACCGGGGGATGCCGCGTTCGTGGACTTCCTGGGCCTGTTCGTCCTCCACTGGCCCGTGGGGTGGACCCCCGGCATCGCCTTGCTGGGGCTGGGGCTCATCCTCGCGGGGGCCTACCGGTGGGCCCGCGAGGAGCCGTTCACGCCGCGGCAGCTGGGCTGGGCGAGCCTGGGCTGGTGGGGGCTGCTGCTGTTGTGCGCCGGGGTGGGCTTTGCCTACTTCAAGCTCCTGAGCACGAGCGGGGCGGCCCCCGTGTCGTGGATCGCCCATCCCGGCCCCGCGCTCGCCGCGCTGGGGCTGCTCTGGGTCTCGGTCTTCTGGCTGTTCTGTGCGCTCACTGCCCGCAGGACGACGGGCACGGCCCGGTGGACCGCGGTGTGGGGCTGGTGGGGACTGCTGACGGTGGGGCTCTCGTTCGCCTTTCCCGATGCCATCCCCTCGCTGCTGATCCCGGTTCCCCTCGTGGGACTTGCCGCGGTGCTCGCGCCCCGGGGCGGGGGCCGCGTGGCGGGGGTGGCGCTGGGCACCGCCCTGGCGGGCTGCCTGCTGTTCCCGCTGGTGTTCTTCCTGATGAGCACCCTGGGGCTGCCCTCGCTGCCCCTGGTGGGTGTGTTGCTGGGGCTGGTGCTGGCCAGCCTCCTGCCCCTGTCACCCGCCCGGTGGCCCCTGGGCTGGCGGCTTCCCGGGGTCTGTGTGGCAGGCGCCGGGGTGCTCTCGCTGTGGGCCCTTCGCCTCTCGCCTTACTCGGAGCAAGCCCCCCAGCGGCTGAACATCGTCTACCGGTTCGATCAGGACCGGCAGTCGAGCCGCTGGGCCCTGGAGGGCGATCTGAGCCGGGTGCCCGGACCGCTCGCCGAGTTCCAGCAGGGCGCTCGGGAAGTGACCGTGCCGTGGGAGACGAAGCCCTCGTTTCTCCTGCCCGCGGAGTCCATCGGGTTGACCGCGCCCGAGCTGGATCCCCTGTTGGTGGAGACCGCCGGCCCGGGACGCACCCTCCAGCTGAGGCTTCGCTCGACGCGGGGGGCGTCCTTCGTGAACGTGGCGTTTTCTCCGAAAGCCCGCCTCACCTCGGTGCGGGTGAATGGGCAGACCCTGCCCGCGCAGAAGGAGCGGATCCGCAATCGCTACGGACAATGGCGGGTCATCTCCTGCGTGACCGATGTGCCCCAGGGGTGTGTCGTGGAGCTGTCCCAGGAGGGCAGCGAGCCCATCGAGGCGTTTCTCTATGATGAGTCCCCGGGCATCCCGCCAGGCCGGTTCTCTCGCCGCGCGGAGTGGAAGGACTTCGTGCCGAGCCAGAATGGGGATGTCACGGTCGCCTCGCGCTCGTTGAAGATCTAGTACGCTCGGCCGCATGTTCCTGACGATGTTCACGGTGACGGCGGCCCTCGCCACGGCCTCTGGAGAGGGAGCGCCTTCCAGCAAGACCTTGACGTTCGAGGGCGCGTGCGATGCCTCCGGGGCCGTGGTGCTGGGCAAGGACTTGTTCATCGTGGGGGACGATGAGGACAACATGCTCCGCGTCTACGACAGCCGGCCGGGAGGGCGGCCCGTCCACGCGGCCGATGTGTCCAAGGCCCTGAGGATTGCGTCCGGCAAGAATCCGAGCCCCGAGACGGACATCGAGGCCGCCACGGACATTCCTCCGCTCGCCTTCTGGTTGACCTCCCACGGCCGGAAGAGCTCCGGGAAGCAGGACCCCAACCGCTTCCGGTTCTTCGCGACCCGCGCCTCACCGGATGGGCAGTCGCTCCAGCTGGAAGGCAAGCCCTACACGCGGTTGCTGGAGGACCTCCTCGCCGCGCCTCAGCTCAAGGGGTTCGGGCTCGCTTCGGCCGCGCAGCGCGCGCCGAAAGAGCCGGGAGGCTTCAACATCGAGGGGATGACGGCGATGGAGGATGGAACGTCCCTCCTGATTGGCTTCCGGAACCCCATTCCGGAGGGCAAGGCCATCACCATCGCCCTCTTGAATCCCGTCGAGATGGTGAAGGGGAGCCCCGCCCGCCTGGGCGAGGCCCGGCTGCTGGACCTGGAGGGACTGGGCATCCGCTCCATCTCCCGGTGGCGGGGGCAGTACCTCTTCATCGCGGGCTCCTCCTCCTCGGAGGGCACCTCGCGCTTGTTCACCTGGGACGGGAAGGCCGGGACGCCCACGCGGGTGGAGAGCGCCGACTTCACCGGCCTCAACCCCGAGGCCTTCGTCACGTTCGAGGACAAGGAGGAGATCCTCATCCTCAGCGATGATGGAACGCGTCTGATCGACGGTACCGAGTGCAAGCGGCTCAAGGACCCCGCGAAGAAGCAGTTCCGCGGCTTCTGGCTCCGCGTGCCGCAGGCTGCCCCGCCCCGGGACGGTTAGTAGCCGTGGCGGGTGCTCTGGACGCTCACGAGCTTGCCGTCCTCGAACGTCACCACCTGCATCAGCCGGTTGGTGCCGAAGTTGTACGTCCAGTCCTCGAAGGTCTTGTAGACGATCTCCTTGGTGGATTCGTTCTTGCCGGTCCGGGTCTTGTTCTCCTGGGCCACGCTGCGGGTGTCCTTGGAGGCCGGTTCGCCGCACCGTGCCAGCACCTCGTCCCGGGTCGCACCGTCCGAGACGATGTGGGTGCCACACCGGAGCGAGGCGGCGTGGCTGGGCGGGGCGAGGAGGCAGAGCGCTACGGGGAGGGCCATCACGAGGGAACGCATCCGAGGAACTCCGTGGAAAAAGCAGAAGGGTGAGGGGGCAGACGTCAGGCGCCCCCGCTTATTCAAGCGCGCATCACATCAGGACTTTGACGGCCCGTACCATCTCTTCGGTGGGGTCCGGGCCGGCGATGATGTCGAAGCCCAGCTTCTTGCAGACGCGCTGCATGGGGCGGTTGCGCGACAGGATGTCCGCGACGATGCGCTCCAGACCCCACTCGCGGCCAATGTCCACGAGCCGCTGGAGCATCTCCGAGCCCAGCCCCTGGTACTGCATCCGGTCGCTGATGAGCATGGCGAACTCCCCATCCCCGGTGCCCTGCAGGCGCGTCAACCGGCCCACGCCGACGATTTCATCCCCTTCGGGCGCGGGGTGGATGGCCAGCAGGGCGATCTCCCGCGCGTAGTCGATGAAGCAGATGCGTGCCAGCCGCTCGTGGGCCACGCGCTGGTCCAGCCGCATCATCCCCGCGTAGCGCATGAAGACGCTCTGCTCCGAGAGGGCGCGATGGAAGGCCTCCATCTTGGGCTCGTCCTCCGGGCGGATGGGCCGGACGATGAGCTCCGTGCCGTCCTTCGTGCGCAGCCGTCCCTCGTACTGGGAGGGGTAGGGGTGAATGGCCAGCGGGGGCAGCTCGGACTCCTGCACCCCGGGCTCATGCAGCACCACCCGCGCGTCCAGGGCGACCGGCTGTCCGGCCGAGGCCAGCAGGGGGTTGATCTCCACCTCCTTGAGGAGGCGCTGCTCCACCACGAGCTTGCTGAAGCGGACCAGCAGGGTTTCCAGCGCGGCCATGTTCACCGGCGGGCGCCCCCGGACGCCTTGCAGGGCCTTGTAGATGAGCGTGCGCTCCATCAGCCGCCGCGCCAGGGTGGTGTTCAGCGGCGGCAGGCCCAGCGCCCGGTCCTGGAACACCTCCACCAGGATGCCGCCCGCCCCGAAGAGCAGCACGGGGCCGAACTGCGCATCCAGGCTGCTGCCGACGATGAGCTCGTACCCGTCCAGCCGGACCATGGGCTGCACCGTCACGCCGTGGAAGGCCCCGGCCTGGCCCCGCTCGGTCAGCGTCCGCTGGATGCCGGAGAACGCCTCGCGGACCTGCTCCGCGCTCGCCAGGTTCAGCCGCACGCCGCCCACGTCCGTCTTGTGCGTGATGGTGCGCGAGTGGAGCTTCACCACCACCGGGAAGCCCAGGGCTTCGGCTTGGGCCACGGCCTCGTCCTCCGTGGCCGCCAGCCGCGTCTCCACCGAGGGGATGCCATACGCGGCCAGCAATTGCTTGGACTCGTACTCCGTGAGCAGCGTCCGTCCGTCCGCTCGCGCCGCGTCGATGAGCGTCCGGACCCGCTCGCGGGCGTTGCCCGTGGGCTCTTCCGCCAGCGTGGGCGTCTCGTACAGGGCGCTGAGGTAATAGCTGTAGCGCCACATGTAATTGAAGATGCGGGCAGCCGTGTCGGGATAGCCGAACGTGGGGATGCCCGCGTCGTTGAGGATGCGCTCGCCCGCGGCGACCTCCGAGCCGCCCATCCAGCTGGCGAGGACCGGCTTGCCCAGCCGGGCATAGGGTTTGAGCCGGTCCGCCGTCTGCGTGGGCTCCGTCATGTCCTGCGGGGTGAGGATGACGAGCAGCCCGTCGCTGTTCTCGTCCGCGCCGGCCACCTCCAGCGCCTTCGCGTACCGCTCGGGATCCGCGTCTCCCAGGATGTCCACGGGGTTGCCGTGGCTCCACTGCGGTGGCAGCAAGCCATTGAGGGCCGAGAGCGTCTTCTCCGAGGGTTTGGCCAGCTCGCCCCCGCCGGAGACGAGCGCATCCGTGGCCAGCACCCCCGGGCCGCCCGCGTTGGTGACGATGCTGAGCCGCCGGCCCTCGGGGCGGGGCTGCTTGGCCAGGACTTCGGCCATGTAGAAGAGGTCCGCGATGCTGTCCACGCGCAGCACGCCCGCGCGGCGGAAGGCGGCGGTCAGCACCTCGTCGCTGCCCGCGAGCGTGCCGGTGTGGGACGCGGCGGCCTTGGCGGCCTGCTCGGTCCGGCCCGCCTTGATGACGATGATGGGCTTCTGGAGCGCCACCTCGCGGGCCGCCGAGAGGAACGCGCGCGCGTCGCCGATGGACTCCATGTAGAGCAGGATGCTGCGGGTGCGCGGATCATTGCCCAGGTAGTCGATGAGGTCTCCCCAGCCCACGTCGAGCATGGAGCCCAGGGAGACGAAGGCGCTGAAGCCCACCGTCTCGCGCTGGCTCCAGTCCAGGATGGCCGTCAGCAGGGCGCCGCTCTGGCTGATGAAGGCCACGTTGCCAGGCCGGGCCATGGCGCCCGCGAAGGTGGCGTTGAGGCCGGTGGTAGGCCGCATCAATCCCAGGCAGTTGGGGCCGATGATGCGCATGCGCCCCCGCCGGGCCTCGCGCAGCACTTCCTGCTCCAGCAGCGCCCCCTCCACGCCCGTTTCCTTGAAGCCGGCGGAGATGATGATGGCGCCTTTGACGCCAGCCTCGGCGCACTCCCGGATGACGCCCGGCACCGTGGGCGCCGGGGTGACGATGACGGCCAGATCCACCGGCTCGGGGATGGCGGAGATGGACGGCCAGGTCCGGATGCCCAGGACATTGCTGCGCTTCGGATTGACCGGGTACACGGTCCCGCCGAAAGGGTTGCTGATGAGGTTCCACAGCAAGGTGCGCCCCACGCTGCCCTGGCGCTCGCTGGCGCCAATGACGGCCACGCTTCGGGGCGCGAAGAGGGCATCGAGCGGATGACGGGCCTGCTGGTGCAGCAGGTCGTACGTGGGCTCTACGGGCGGGCGGGCGGACATGGCAGTGCTGTACCACGGCGGCTCAGGCCCTGGCCGCCCTCTCCGCCGTCCCCAGGTGCGCTATTCCGGCGCGGGTAAAAGGAAGTAATAGCGAGGGGCGGGAGGAGAGAGGAAGCGCGGGTTGTCCGCGGGCGGTTGCAAGAGGCTGTAGCTGCCCGCCAGGGGTTGCTGGAGTTGATAGCTGCCCGCCAGGGGTTGCTGGAGTTGATAGCTGCCCGCCAGGGGCTGCTGGAGCTGATAGCTGCCCGCCAGGGGCTGCTGGAGTTGATAGCTGCCCGCGAGTGGTTGTCCGGGCCCGCTGGCGCGCTGTTGTGCGGCCGCCGTCCCGGCCACCCCCCACGCCATCGCGGCGGCCACCGTGGCCAAGAGATGCTTTCGCATGATCCGGTCCTCCGCGGTTCAGGATGCCTTCACCTCAGATATGCGCGTGCCCGGTGCGTTCCGGGAGCGAGACCACCTCTTGCCTCGCAGCGCCTGCCTGCTCAGGCACGGCCAGCCAAGCCGGATTCCCGCAGGGAGAAGGCAACATTCGGGCTGCACCGGGGTCCCGTGGTTTCCTTCTTTGTCTGGTCTTTTAATGCGTTCCTCAGCGGCCCTTCACCGGGGCATCCGGTCCCCATCCAGGAGCGTACACAATGAAGACGTGTGACAGGCGTAACGCGCGGTTTTCGCGGGGCACCCTCCTGGGCGCGTGCGCCCTGCTCGTGGTGTGGGGAGGAGGCCCTGCCCTGGCGAAGTCCGCGCAGGGAACCCCTTCCTCTCCGGCGGACCTGTTGAATCTGCCGCTGCCCATTCCGTTGCCAATTCCCCTGCCCATTCCCCTGCCGATTCCCTTGCCGCCGTTGTTTCCGTAGCGGGGGAGGGCGCATTCAGTGCCCGGCGGGCTGGGGGGACCGCCGGGCACTGAATGGCCCTGGGGCTGGGTTTCGGGCGCCAGACATCCTGGGCACACTCCCGCCTGTGTTGCCGCCTCATCGCTCCACGCGCATTCAATGCGTGGCGTGACGTGCCTCCTCATCCATCGAGGCGCCGGACGTCCGCGAGGAGGGCCAAACAATGAAGACATGTGTCATGGGCCGCACCCCGTCCGTGCGAAGCACGGTGGCAGGAGTTCTGGTGGCCTTCGGTCTCCTGGGAGGAGTTCCCTCGGCGCAGGCGGCGGGCGCGCTGATGGCCTGTCCCCTGGGGCTGGGCGAGATGACCTTCACCCCCGCGCTCACGGGCACGCCCCAGAATGCGAGTGTCTCCACCACCATCAACTATGGCGTCTGCTGGGCCCGCCGCAGCTTGACGCGGACCTCGGCCACGGCCTCCTCGGAGAATGTGTTCCCGGCGGCGCTCTGCGACGCTGCGCCGTCCTTGGCTCCGGAGCGGCTCACGCTGAAGTGGGAGAATGGGGAGACGTCGGTGCTGGAACTCGTTTACGAGGGGACGGAGGTCCGGGGGATGACCACCGTCGCGACGTTCTCGGGGTCCGTGGTGGAGGGCCGGTTCCAGGGCGCGTCCGCCACCCAGGCGTGGGCCTACCCCACGCAGGATCTGGCGAATGCCTGTCTGGCCCCGGACGGCTTGGCACGGGCCTCCGCGCTGGTGAGCCTGGCCATCGAATGAGCCCGGTGTGGCGCCGGAGCGCGGTCGGCTGCTAGCTTGCCCGGAGGGGCCGCTCAGGGTCCCTCCGGGACAGGGGCATGCCGTCATTGCGTAACGAGCCGGAGCTGGGCCTGCCTTCGCCCCAGGGGCTCATCCACGA
This window encodes:
- a CDS encoding M28 family peptidase → MTLSSGRGLLLGAVLLGALLGLSWLRGQPPAVRSAEAAPDGFSVNQALEVRGRLMEGMGPHRVGQPALRVLRDRLLGEFQKLGLSPQVQSTFACSDYGTCATVENLLVRFPGRGPRAEGRQAVMLAVHYDSVGAGPGVSDDANGTAVVLEVARHLKSEPARRNDILLLITDGEEYGLLGAHAFTRHPWANDVAAVVNVEARGSSGLSHMFETGPNNARLVGFYAEHTARPSTNSLAYAVYKRMPNDTDFTVFKAAQMTGLGIANIDGVVHYHTPYDDLAHSDPRTLQHHGDVALGLIRAMAEEDFSQPPPGDAAFVDFLGLFVLHWPVGWTPGIALLGLGLILAGAYRWAREEPFTPRQLGWASLGWWGLLLLCAGVGFAYFKLLSTSGAAPVSWIAHPGPALAALGLLWVSVFWLFCALTARRTTGTARWTAVWGWWGLLTVGLSFAFPDAIPSLLIPVPLVGLAAVLAPRGGGRVAGVALGTALAGCLLFPLVFFLMSTLGLPSLPLVGVLLGLVLASLLPLSPARWPLGWRLPGVCVAGAGVLSLWALRLSPYSEQAPQRLNIVYRFDQDRQSSRWALEGDLSRVPGPLAEFQQGAREVTVPWETKPSFLLPAESIGLTAPELDPLLVETAGPGRTLQLRLRSTRGASFVNVAFSPKARLTSVRVNGQTLPAQKERIRNRYGQWRVISCVTDVPQGCVVELSQEGSEPIEAFLYDESPGIPPGRFSRRAEWKDFVPSQNGDVTVASRSLKI
- a CDS encoding DUF3616 domain-containing protein, which translates into the protein MFLTMFTVTAALATASGEGAPSSKTLTFEGACDASGAVVLGKDLFIVGDDEDNMLRVYDSRPGGRPVHAADVSKALRIASGKNPSPETDIEAATDIPPLAFWLTSHGRKSSGKQDPNRFRFFATRASPDGQSLQLEGKPYTRLLEDLLAAPQLKGFGLASAAQRAPKEPGGFNIEGMTAMEDGTSLLIGFRNPIPEGKAITIALLNPVEMVKGSPARLGEARLLDLEGLGIRSISRWRGQYLFIAGSSSSEGTSRLFTWDGKAGTPTRVESADFTGLNPEAFVTFEDKEEILILSDDGTRLIDGTECKRLKDPAKKQFRGFWLRVPQAAPPRDG
- a CDS encoding DUF2845 domain-containing protein yields the protein MRSLVMALPVALCLLAPPSHAASLRCGTHIVSDGATRDEVLARCGEPASKDTRSVAQENKTRTGKNESTKEIVYKTFEDWTYNFGTNRLMQVVTFEDGKLVSVQSTRHGY
- a CDS encoding bifunctional acetate--CoA ligase family protein/GNAT family N-acetyltransferase, with the translated sequence MSARPPVEPTYDLLHQQARHPLDALFAPRSVAVIGASERQGSVGRTLLWNLISNPFGGTVYPVNPKRSNVLGIRTWPSISAIPEPVDLAVIVTPAPTVPGVIRECAEAGVKGAIIISAGFKETGVEGALLEQEVLREARRGRMRIIGPNCLGLMRPTTGLNATFAGAMARPGNVAFISQSGALLTAILDWSQRETVGFSAFVSLGSMLDVGWGDLIDYLGNDPRTRSILLYMESIGDARAFLSAAREVALQKPIIVIKAGRTEQAAKAAASHTGTLAGSDEVLTAAFRRAGVLRVDSIADLFYMAEVLAKQPRPEGRRLSIVTNAGGPGVLATDALVSGGGELAKPSEKTLSALNGLLPPQWSHGNPVDILGDADPERYAKALEVAGADENSDGLLVILTPQDMTEPTQTADRLKPYARLGKPVLASWMGGSEVAAGERILNDAGIPTFGYPDTAARIFNYMWRYSYYLSALYETPTLAEEPTGNARERVRTLIDAARADGRTLLTEYESKQLLAAYGIPSVETRLAATEDEAVAQAEALGFPVVVKLHSRTITHKTDVGGVRLNLASAEQVREAFSGIQRTLTERGQAGAFHGVTVQPMVRLDGYELIVGSSLDAQFGPVLLFGAGGILVEVFQDRALGLPPLNTTLARRLMERTLIYKALQGVRGRPPVNMAALETLLVRFSKLVVEQRLLKEVEINPLLASAGQPVALDARVVLHEPGVQESELPPLAIHPYPSQYEGRLRTKDGTELIVRPIRPEDEPKMEAFHRALSEQSVFMRYAGMMRLDQRVAHERLARICFIDYAREIALLAIHPAPEGDEIVGVGRLTRLQGTGDGEFAMLISDRMQYQGLGSEMLQRLVDIGREWGLERIVADILSRNRPMQRVCKKLGFDIIAGPDPTEEMVRAVKVLM